Proteins from a single region of Urocitellus parryii isolate mUroPar1 chromosome 4, mUroPar1.hap1, whole genome shotgun sequence:
- the LOC113177538 gene encoding olfactory receptor 52P1: MSSTFGYTMDSPNHTNLDPSIFFLLGIPGLEQFHMWLSLPVCCLGTATIVGNITILVVVATEPALHKPVYLFLCMLSTIDLAASLSTVPKLLAILWCGAGHISASACLAQMFFIHTFCMMESTVLLAMAFDRYVAICHPLRYATILTDTTIARIGVVAMVRGSLLMLPCPFLIRRLSFCQSHVIPHTYCEHMAVVKLACGDTRPNRVYGLTAALLVIGVDLFCIGLSYALIAQAVLRLSSHEARSKALGTCGSHVCVILISYTPALFSFFTHRFGHQVPLHIHILLANVYLLFPPALNPVVYGVKTKEIRERVFRVFQRGQRTGLKASE, encoded by the coding sequence ATGTCTAGCACTTTTGGCTACACCATGGACTCTCCTAATCATACTAACCTGGACCCTTCTATCTTCTTCCTCCTGGGCATCCCAGGTCTGGAACAATTCCACATGTGGCTCTCACTTCCTGTGTGCTGCCTGGGCACAGCCACAATCGTGGGCAACATAACCATCCTGGTTGTTGTTGCCACTGAGCCAGCCCTGCACAAGCCAGTGTACCTTTTCCTGTGCATGCTCTCGACCATCGATTTGGCTGCCTCCCTCTCCACAGTTCCCAAGCTGCTGGCCATCCTCTGGTGTGGAGCTGGACACatctctgcctctgcctgcctggcaCAGATGTTCTTCATTCACACCTTCTGCATGATGGAGTCTACAGTGCTGCTGGCCATGGCCTTtgatcgctatgtggccatctgtcacccacTTCGCTATGCTACTATCCTCACTGACACCACCATTGCCCGCATCGGGGTGGTAGCTATGGTGCGAGGCTCCCTGCTCATGCTCCCATGCCCCTTCCTCATCAGACGCCTGAGCTTCTGCCAAAGCCACGTGATCCCCCACACATACTGTGAGCACATGGCTGTGGTGAAGCTGGCCTGTGGAGACACAAGGCCTAACCGTGTGTATGGACTGACAGCCGCACTGTTGGTGATTGGGGTTGACTTGTTCTGCATTGGACTCTCCTATGCCCTCATTGCACAAGCTGTCCTTCGCCTCTCATCCCATGAAGCTCGGTCCAAGGCCCTGGGGACTTGTGGTTCGCATGTCTGTGTCATCCTCATCTCTTACACacctgctcttttttcttttttcacacaCCGCTTTGGCCACCAAGTTCCACTCCATATTCATATTCTTTTGGCCAATGTCTATCTGCTCTTCCCACCTGCTCTTAACCCTGTGGTGTATGGAGTCAAGACCAAGGAGATTCGAGAAAGGGTTTTCAGGGTGTTTCAAAGAGGACAGAGAACTGGGTTAAAGGCATCTGAGTGA